The following proteins are co-located in the Marinomonas profundi genome:
- the thiS gene encoding sulfur carrier protein ThiS produces the protein MKIVLNDAPYEFVGETLRDLLVHLNKSEQGIAIALNQQVVPKRVWHSTELNELSQVFIFESIAGG, from the coding sequence ATGAAGATTGTGTTAAACGATGCACCTTATGAATTTGTTGGAGAAACGCTTCGAGACTTGCTAGTTCACCTAAATAAGAGCGAGCAAGGCATCGCCATTGCGCTGAATCAGCAAGTGGTGCCGAAGCGTGTGTGGCACAGTACTGAGCTCAATGAGCTGAGTCAGGTGTTTATTTTTGAATCCATTGCGGGGGGCTAA